The following are from one region of the Lujinxingia vulgaris genome:
- a CDS encoding sigma-70 family RNA polymerase sigma factor, with translation MAAPCISMPVSAPVDAPAPAVHPLARQRARSSRDTDLHADSLTTYMNQIRRIEILPNEIQDRLARAFLENGDEEAAKTLVWANLRLVVKVATDLHRPGHDLLDLIQEGNLGLTEALTRFDPDRGTSFVGYAHFWIRALIFNYLLNHTYPIRMGSSRDSRKLFFNLRKARRQLRSRGLEPTAENVADYLEVDVDEVERVATLTGGGFTRLDAPLSDDSETTGRDMLASAEPDPETAAHDHLFYERLRGLAEEFVNTIDDARRRQIWHERMLAVHPRQLDDLGDEFGISKERVRQLEMDMRKKFRVYMETYHAPTLQEYLAH, from the coding sequence ATGGCCGCACCCTGCATCTCGATGCCTGTCTCCGCTCCGGTTGACGCCCCCGCGCCCGCGGTGCACCCGCTGGCCCGCCAGCGCGCCCGCTCCTCGCGTGACACCGATCTGCACGCCGACTCGCTCACCACTTATATGAACCAGATCCGGCGCATCGAGATTTTGCCCAACGAGATCCAGGATCGCCTGGCCCGCGCCTTTCTGGAAAATGGCGACGAAGAGGCCGCCAAGACGCTCGTCTGGGCCAACCTGCGCCTGGTGGTGAAGGTCGCCACCGACCTGCACCGCCCCGGCCACGACCTTCTGGACCTGATTCAAGAGGGCAACCTCGGGCTGACCGAGGCGCTGACCCGCTTCGATCCGGACCGCGGCACGAGCTTTGTGGGCTATGCGCACTTCTGGATTCGCGCGCTGATCTTCAACTACCTGCTCAACCACACCTACCCCATCCGCATGGGCAGCTCGCGCGACAGCCGCAAGCTCTTCTTCAACCTGCGCAAGGCGCGCCGCCAGCTGCGCAGCCGCGGGCTGGAGCCCACCGCTGAGAACGTGGCCGACTACCTGGAGGTCGACGTCGACGAGGTCGAGCGCGTCGCCACCCTCACCGGCGGCGGCTTCACGCGCCTGGACGCCCCCTTAAGCGACGACTCCGAGACCACCGGCCGCGACATGCTCGCCAGCGCCGAGCCCGACCCGGAGACGGCCGCCCACGATCACCTCTTTTATGAACGCCTGCGCGGCCTGGCCGAAGAGTTCGTCAACACCATCGACGACGCGCGCCGCCGCCAGATCTGGCATGAGCGCATGCTGGCCGTGCATCCCCGCCAGCTCGACGATCTGGGCGATGAGTTCGGCATCTCCAAAGAGCGGGTGCGCCAGCTGGAGATGGACATGCGCAAAAAGTTCCGGGTTTATATGGAGACCTACCACGCCCCCACCCTCCAGGAATACCTGGCGCACTGA
- a CDS encoding 4'-phosphopantetheinyl transferase family protein, whose translation MCFSDEKPGGDAACDPGAATLKGEELVLEAARSAGVIVRSAAVEALSLRVGEEVRGWMSADELARHERYALERLRRRDLSTRGLARATLSELAGCAPHELVFEKGAHERPHLVSPALPGFDFNLAHSEERVVLAAAQGLRVGVDIEHGNRRVDHRNVAERFFSDYEQRALARLSDEAEEGQVSARRRRFLELWVLKEAWMKADGRGISAGLNQVIFDLDSHASPRLIALPDDAPERWEVALTELDDGHLLALAWRENSF comes from the coding sequence ATGTGTTTCAGCGATGAGAAGCCCGGGGGCGATGCGGCGTGTGACCCCGGGGCGGCGACGCTGAAGGGGGAGGAGCTGGTGCTGGAGGCCGCCCGGAGCGCCGGGGTGATTGTGAGGAGCGCCGCGGTCGAAGCGCTCTCGCTGCGGGTTGGCGAGGAGGTGCGGGGCTGGATGAGCGCCGATGAGCTCGCGCGCCACGAGCGCTACGCGCTGGAGCGGCTGCGCCGCCGCGACCTGAGCACCCGCGGGCTTGCGCGCGCCACGCTCAGTGAGCTTGCGGGGTGCGCACCACACGAGCTGGTCTTTGAGAAGGGGGCGCACGAGCGCCCGCACCTTGTGTCTCCGGCGTTGCCCGGCTTCGACTTCAACCTGGCGCATAGCGAGGAGCGGGTGGTGCTGGCGGCGGCGCAGGGCTTGCGGGTGGGCGTCGATATTGAGCATGGCAACCGACGCGTCGACCACCGCAACGTCGCCGAGCGCTTTTTTTCGGACTACGAGCAGCGCGCGCTCGCCAGGCTCAGCGATGAGGCCGAGGAGGGGCAGGTGAGCGCGCGACGGCGGCGTTTTCTGGAGCTCTGGGTGCTTAAAGAGGCCTGGATGAAGGCCGACGGCCGCGGCATCAGCGCCGGCCTCAATCAGGTGATCTTCGACCTCGACAGCCACGCCAGCCCGCGCCTTATTGCGCTCCCCGATGATGCGCCAGAGCGCTGGGAGGTGGCCCTCACCGAGCTCGATGATGGCCACCTCCTTGCGCTTGCCTGGCGTGAAAACTCTTTTTAA
- a CDS encoding protoglobin domain-containing protein has protein sequence MHFFDEIKSYVGFTDDDAARLKALGPLVEPRFSEVVVAFYDALMAHPRARGVFVGPEQIDRLRASLKVWLGELFEGRYDDAYFAHRQHIGRVHVNVGLLPQFMFGAMNLIRHGFLEILSDQQARLEDDPVILGLRHAVTSVDRILDIELTIMVQSYWDSLMKQKLEIPAALATGLAHEVRNPLNAIGLQMTLLERRLRSSEVDEGVYGQVLEAVRAELRRIQGLNSEILDFAKPVDIHTGPADVAEIFYEIRRNHELTLEAGGVQMDIEVDGDPVMVCDRDRLMQVFINLMTNAVEAMPEGGHIRVEVVQNESGLRVEFGDSGPGMSPAMKYRIFDLFYTSKASGTGIGLAIARKIVEAHGGSIDVLSRPGEGTTFTVYLPYPRRDAEDEVER, from the coding sequence ATGCACTTCTTCGACGAGATCAAAAGCTATGTCGGGTTCACCGACGACGACGCCGCTCGCCTCAAGGCGCTGGGCCCTCTTGTGGAGCCCCGCTTCTCGGAGGTGGTTGTGGCGTTTTACGACGCGCTGATGGCGCACCCGCGCGCCCGCGGCGTCTTTGTGGGGCCCGAGCAGATCGACCGACTGCGCGCCTCGCTCAAAGTCTGGCTCGGCGAGTTATTTGAGGGGCGCTATGACGACGCGTATTTTGCGCATCGCCAGCATATCGGTCGGGTGCACGTGAACGTGGGGCTCCTGCCGCAGTTTATGTTCGGGGCGATGAACCTGATTCGCCACGGCTTTCTGGAGATCTTAAGTGATCAGCAGGCGCGCCTCGAAGACGATCCGGTCATCCTGGGGCTGCGCCACGCGGTGACCAGCGTGGATCGCATTCTGGATATCGAGCTGACGATCATGGTGCAGTCCTACTGGGACTCCCTGATGAAGCAGAAGCTCGAGATCCCGGCAGCGCTGGCCACCGGGCTCGCCCACGAGGTGCGAAACCCGCTTAACGCCATCGGGCTGCAGATGACCCTGCTCGAGCGTCGCCTGCGAAGCTCCGAGGTCGATGAGGGCGTCTACGGTCAGGTGCTGGAGGCGGTGCGCGCGGAGCTGCGCCGCATTCAGGGGCTGAACTCCGAGATCCTGGATTTTGCCAAACCCGTCGACATCCACACCGGCCCGGCCGATGTGGCCGAGATCTTTTATGAGATCCGCCGCAACCACGAGCTTACGCTTGAGGCGGGCGGGGTGCAGATGGACATTGAGGTCGATGGCGATCCGGTGATGGTCTGCGATCGCGACCGCCTGATGCAGGTCTTTATCAACCTGATGACCAACGCGGTTGAAGCGATGCCCGAGGGGGGGCACATTCGGGTGGAGGTTGTGCAGAATGAGAGCGGGCTGCGCGTGGAGTTTGGCGACAGCGGCCCGGGGATGTCGCCGGCGATGAAGTACCGGATCTTCGATCTTTTCTACACGTCGAAGGCCTCCGGCACGGGCATCGGCCTGGCGATCGCCCGCAAGATTGTGGAGGCGCATGGCGGCTCCATTGATGTGCTCTCGCGACCTGGCGAGGGCACCACCTTTACCGTCTACTTACCCTACCCGCGGCGTGACGCGGAGGACGAGGTTGAGCGATGA